A part of Rhodamnia argentea isolate NSW1041297 chromosome 8, ASM2092103v1, whole genome shotgun sequence genomic DNA contains:
- the LOC115738324 gene encoding protein NRT1/ PTR FAMILY 2.7-like, translating to MERSGSSKARCMMGDNGEAELKLCNAESKRAGWITFPFITGTVALLMMGGNGWMTNLIVYLIQEFDVNRIDAAQIYNVVNGCFCLLPILAAIIADSKLGCFVVASVSSFVASVGVVFLSLTATFNSLRPEPCGDKSSSCKAPSNLQLAVLYTGIVLATLGASGVRFTTATLGANQFESQKDQSTFFNWFFFAQYAGFVLSSTLIVYIEDSVSWALGFWLCVAANLVGLAVLVAGNRYYRHETPEGSPILSLARVLVASFRKWKLQLTLDGDEFYYGRHGQNKEVEVPPKKNFRFLNRAAVKTDGDTKPDNSIARPWRLCTVQQVEDLKAVIKVLPLWSSAIFLSTPIAVQNSMTVLQALTMDRHLGPHFMIPAGSVLVMVMISSLVSLALIDRCQSPSPLWKKLTGSPPTVFHRIGVGHLLNVLGMIASALIESRRLRTAHLHHLQNINNHSVPMSVLWLFPQLILVGIGEAFHFPGQVLLYFREFPANLSNSSTAMVSAMIGIAYYLSTVLVNLVRRSTGWLPENLNDGRLDCVYWLLAGVGLANFGYYLVCAKLYTGKDGNSSSNLPMTDVAGEKE from the exons ATGGAGAGGTCAGGCTCAAGCAAAGCCAGATGCATGATGGGCGACAACGGCGAGGCCGAGCTAAAACTCTGCAACGCCGAGAGTAAACGAGCTGGTTGGATTACATTCCCATTCAtcacag GCACCgtggccttgttgatgatgggTGGAAATGGATGGATGACGAACTTGATCGTGTATTTGATCCAAGAGTTTGACGTGAACCGGATCGACGCTGCGCAGATTTACAACGTGGTCAACGGCTGCTTCTGTCTCCTTCCGATCCTCGCCGCGATCATAGCCGACTCTAAACTCGGATGCTTCGTGGTTGCCTCCGTCTCCTCCTTCGTAGCCTCAGTG GGTGTGGTCTTTTTATCCTTGACGGCGACGTTTAATTCGTTGAGACCCGAGCCCTGCGGAGACAAATCAAGCTCGTGCAAAGCCCCATCAAACCTTCAACTCGCCGTGCTCTACACGGGGATAGTTCTAGCGACACTCGGAGCATCCGGAGTGAGGTTCACCACAGCAACATTAGGGGCGAACCAGTTCGAAAGCCAAAAGGATCAATCGACTTTCTTCAACTGGTTCTTCTTTGCACAGTATGCCGGTTTCGTTCTAAGCAGCACGCTGATCGTGTACATCGAGGACAGTGTGAGTTGGGCCCTGGGATTTTGGTTATGCGTCGCCGCGAACCTCGTTGGGCTTGCGGTTCTCGTCGCAGGAAATCGGTATTATCGCCACGAGACACCTGAGGGGAGTCCAATATTGAGCTTAGCTCGTGTCCTTGTTGCTAGTTTTCGGAAATGGAAGCTTCAGCTCACGCTGGATGGTGATGAGTTCTATTATGGCCGACATGGACAGAATAAGGAGGTGGAGGTACCGCCTAAAAAGAACTTCAG GTTCCTGAATCGTGCCGCTGTGAAAACTGATGGGGACACCAAGCCCGACAACTCGATCGCCAGACCTTGGAGGCTATGCACAGTGCAACAAGTGGAGGACCTAAAGGCTGTGATCAAAGTGTTACCACTGTGGTCAAGCGCCATCTTCCTGAGCACCCCAATCGCTGTCCAAAACAGCATGACAGTCCTCCAAGCCCTAACCATGGACCGCCATTTAGGACCCCATTTCATGATCCCTGCCGGTTCAGTCCTTGTCATGGTCATGATCTCCAGCTTGGTCTCTCTCGCTTTGATCGATCGCTGTCAATCCCCGTCACCACTGTGGAAGAAGCTGACCGGTTCGCCTCCAACAGTATTCCACAGGATTGGTGTAGGTCATCTCCTGAATGTGCTCGGCATGATTGCATCGGCACTAATCGAGTCACGCAGGCTCAGGACAGCCCATCTCCACCATCTCCAAAATATCAACAATCATTCAGTCCCAATGTCTGTACTGTGGCTATTCCCCCAGCTGATTCTGGTTGGAATTGGAGAAGCATTCCATTTTCCGGGACAAGTGTTGTTGTACTTCCGAGAATTCCCGGCGAACCTAAGCAACAGCTCAACCGCAATGGTCTCGGCGATGATCGGGATAGCTTATTATCTGAGCACCGTGTTGGTCAACCTGGTACGGAGGAGCACCGGTTGGTTGCCGGAGAACTTGAACGATGGGAGGTTGGATTGTGTGTATTGGCTGCTGGCTGGGGTTGGGCTGGCGAATTTTGGGTATTATCTCGTATGCGCAAAGTTGTACACGGGGAAAGATGGGAATTCTAGTTCGAATCTTCCGATGACGGACGTTGCTGGTGAAAAAGAGTAG